The DNA segment GAAAGTGAACCAGAACAGCTGGGACAGTCCATCTGCCAGCGAAGTTTCATATCCGGTTACCGGTTGAATGGACAGGAAGAGCGCACTCTCGAGGATAAGGATACCGGCTAGGAGTATGACCAGATATTCCTGTATGTCACGGTTGGCGAACTCGAAGCTGTCGAACGACTCCCGGTCGAGATTTGTCTCGTGACTCATTTATTACCCTTCTGGCTCGCGATGCAGTGTGAGGTCCACGTCTTTCCCTGCCTTGCATACGGTAGATATTAAGTAATCAGCGACTAACGCGCAGTGGATACACGCCCTCACCAAAGTCAGGCCTCGACCAGCTTCAATAGACCACCTGAACCGCAATATCGATTGGGCCACGAAGACGCGACAGTGGTATGGAACTGTGCAACCGGAATCAGTCGAGGCTCGATTCGCCATTCGTTCAGATCTCGTCCTTGACCACAGGTGTGGGACTGCTGGTCGATTCCGTCTTGTCTCGAATCACGGAGTCACCGATTTCAGCCACTTGGCCCAGTATTTCCGTTGTCTCTTGCACTGTCTCTTCCCAGTTGTAACGCGTCGTGACGATTGCTCGGCCGTGTTTTCCCAGTTCTGAGAGGCCGCGCTGATCGCTGAGCAAATCAGAAATCGCCGTCGCGAATCCCTCGACGTTGCCAACTTGGACTGTCTCTCCCGTTTGGTTGACTATTTTCGAGGTCTGTTCGAGATCGCTGGCAACAACTGGTGTTTCACAGGCTAAAGCTTCGATAACTGTCCGTGGAAAGCCTTCAGTCCGACTCGGAAGGACGAACAGGTCCGCTGCTCTGAACACCGAGGGCATTTTCTGATAGGGGACCCGCCCCAGGAATTCTACAGCATCTGTAAGTCCCTCGTCAGCGACCGTCGATTCGAGACTGTCTCGAAGCGGGCCGTCGCCACAGAAGAACAGCGATGCGTCCGGACAGCGCTCTCGTACCGTATCGAATGCAGCTAACACGTCCTGAGGTCGCTTTCCGTCGACTAAGCGGCCGACAAACACGATTGCCTGGCCGCCCTGGCTCGCGATATCGGGATGGGTCTGTCCAGCAGGGGAGAAGCGGTTGGTATCGATCCCGTTGTTTACAACCGCGATGTCAGCGTCGACACCGAGGTCACGAAGTTTGGATTGCTCGACATCGGTGTAGCAAAGCGTGACGTCGGCCGAGTCATACGTCCACTTACCCAGCGTACGAAGGTGTGCACGCGAGAACCAGAACGGACCTCGTTGTGAGTTGAGGCCGTGACATGTGATTGCAATCGGGATGTTGGCCATTCGGCAGTACAGCGCGGCCACGTTACTCGAGAAGAACAGGTGAGAGTGGGTGTGAACCACGTCGAAGTCTTCCAGACCACGTAGATCACCGACGGTGTTGGCGAAGATCTGATTCCCGAGGAGCTCTAGCTTCGGCGGTTGTTTGATCAACGTATACCCGTCTTGATCGGTAACCTCTCGCTCTTCCACCTCTTCCGAGACAGTCAAGACGGTGACCTCGTGCCCCATCGCAGCCTGATCACGGCTCAGAGCATGTATGTGATATGGCGCACCACCGACAGTTTCAGGGAAGATGTCTTGGGCGACCCGGAGTATGTGCATTTATTTCGCCCGACTCTTACAGGTAGAGGGGTATAGTTAATAGTCCGATTTTTTGAGTAATAGGCCTCTATAGCCAGTACAAGACACCAGATGGTGGTATGTAGTCACACTAAATCCTGCTACCGTATTCCTATTCGAGGACCCCCTGCTCTTGCATACGCACAGCCCAGTGCTTGAAGACGTAGACGGTCCAGAGGAACCGCGAGTGATCGTGGTTTCCATCGAGGTGTTCATCGAATAGTTCTAAAATCGCCGCGGTATCGAGAATCCCCAGATCAGTAGCACGGACCATCGAGACGAACTCGTCAGCAAACTCGTGTTTAAACCACTCACCGATCGGCATATCGAACCCGTGTTTGTTTCGCTGTAAGATAGACTCCGGCAGTACATCATCGAAGGCTCGTTTCAGCACACGTTTTCGATCGCGGCCAGTTAGTTTGTGGTCTGTTGGGAGACTGAGTGCGTACTCAACGACATCAGTATCGAGGAACGGAACGCGTACCTCGAGTGAGTTGTACATACTGGCCTGGTCGACTTTCGTGAGCATCTGATCTGGGAGCGATAAGCGGGTATCGACAGCCTGTATCCGTGCCAAGCTCTCTCTATCGGCCAGTTCTGGGGATATCGCGGCGTGCTGTGTCCGGAGGGCGGTCTGCCCAGCTTCGATTGGGTCAACGTTCGTCACGGACTGGATAGCTTGGTCGTCGGAGACACGCATTAAATCGAAGTGACGCTCCGGAACTGATCGTTCTCCGCTCCGATTTATGAACCACTGTCCTTTGTAAACGGCGTCGCCGACCGCAGTCCCTCGTGAGGCGGGTAGTGCATTCACAGCCGGCTCGACGGCGTATTTCCGTATCTGGGCCGGAAGCGCTCGATAGTACTTTGACAGGGACTCGACTCGGTACTTATCGTAGCCGGCGAACAGTTCGTCAGCACCGTCACCAGAGAGTGCGACCTTGACGTTATTTCTCGTGGCTCGAGACACAGCGTAACTCGGCATCAGTGCCGGGTCGGCGAAGGGCTCCCCCAATTTATTCAGTACGTCCGGTACGGACTCGCGTACGTCATTCGCTGTGAGCGTGATCTCGTGATGGTCGGTGTTGTGGAAAGACGCCACTTCTCGTGCCGCCCAGGATTC comes from the Haloarcula hispanica ATCC 33960 genome and includes:
- a CDS encoding glycosyltransferase family 4 protein, which codes for MHILRVAQDIFPETVGGAPYHIHALSRDQAAMGHEVTVLTVSEEVEEREVTDQDGYTLIKQPPKLELLGNQIFANTVGDLRGLEDFDVVHTHSHLFFSSNVAALYCRMANIPIAITCHGLNSQRGPFWFSRAHLRTLGKWTYDSADVTLCYTDVEQSKLRDLGVDADIAVVNNGIDTNRFSPAGQTHPDIASQGGQAIVFVGRLVDGKRPQDVLAAFDTVRERCPDASLFFCGDGPLRDSLESTVADEGLTDAVEFLGRVPYQKMPSVFRAADLFVLPSRTEGFPRTVIEALACETPVVASDLEQTSKIVNQTGETVQVGNVEGFATAISDLLSDQRGLSELGKHGRAIVTTRYNWEETVQETTEILGQVAEIGDSVIRDKTESTSSPTPVVKDEI
- the asnB gene encoding asparagine synthase (glutamine-hydrolyzing), with protein sequence MCGICGQYVRSGSPETDVLERMNDCQCHRGPDDDGVFRDGSVGLAHRRLSIIDPENGGQPIHNEDGTVTVIFNGEIYNYGALKERLTSAGHRFTTQTDTEVLVHLYEEEGPSFVDELDGMFAFALWDSERERLLLARDPMGIKPLVLAETDDKLAFASELPSLFESDIDLGGIDRDALAQYFAFGYIPAPKTAFRNVSKVRPGERILISDDGIDRDKYHEPSITPRDPDIDTAASHLRSLVESAVEKRLMADVDLGAFLSGGIDSTIIVGTMAQLLDDPVKTFTVGFNQDRFDESWAAREVASFHNTDHHEITLTANDVRESVPDVLNKLGEPFADPALMPSYAVSRATRNNVKVALSGDGADELFAGYDKYRVESLSKYYRALPAQIRKYAVEPAVNALPASRGTAVGDAVYKGQWFINRSGERSVPERHFDLMRVSDDQAIQSVTNVDPIEAGQTALRTQHAAISPELADRESLARIQAVDTRLSLPDQMLTKVDQASMYNSLEVRVPFLDTDVVEYALSLPTDHKLTGRDRKRVLKRAFDDVLPESILQRNKHGFDMPIGEWFKHEFADEFVSMVRATDLGILDTAAILELFDEHLDGNHDHSRFLWTVYVFKHWAVRMQEQGVLE